The following proteins are co-located in the Spirosoma montaniterrae genome:
- a CDS encoding ABA4-like family protein — protein MTPEQTFQFANALVLPQWLLMAVAPRWSVTDWLMRSYLIPVVLAALYATYLFGGGPVDFSAFGSLAGIKNLFSTGGDGVMLAGWIHYLAFDLVAGTVVVRDAQRLGIPHGWVVLPLFACFMVGPVGLLLYWLVRLGHQRQVAP, from the coding sequence ATGACACCTGAACAAACCTTTCAATTTGCCAACGCGCTCGTGTTGCCACAGTGGTTGCTGATGGCCGTTGCCCCGCGCTGGTCGGTTACAGACTGGCTGATGCGTTCGTACCTGATTCCGGTGGTGCTGGCCGCGCTGTATGCCACGTATTTATTCGGCGGTGGGCCGGTCGATTTTTCGGCGTTTGGGTCGCTGGCAGGTATCAAAAACCTGTTTTCTACCGGGGGCGACGGCGTAATGCTGGCGGGCTGGATTCACTACCTCGCCTTCGACCTCGTGGCTGGTACGGTTGTCGTGCGCGATGCGCAGCGGCTGGGCATTCCGCACGGCTGGGTAGTGTTGCCGCTGTTTGCCTGTTTTATGGTCGGCCCGGTTGGACTGCTGCTCTACTGGCTTGTGCGGCTCGGACACCAACGGCAGGTGGCCCCGTAG
- a CDS encoding DUF1553 domain-containing protein, producing MRKQADKRFRYVLLTAASGLFATAVWLIACTGSVEKPAELVAAETGLPTKVDYNLHVKPILSDRCFACHGPDAAKQQAGLRLDTPEGAYATLTESGKRAIVPGQLADSELYHRITSTDPDYMMPTPESHLSLNAQEKALLVRWIEQGAEYKPHWSLIAPTMPEVPRPKADQWSRTDVDRFVLDRAAQTPSLSSLRPAPEADKATLLRRVSLDLTGLPPSVAEVDAFLADTSAGAYERVVDRLLASPHYGERQAVEWLDVARYADTHGYQDDGLRTMWPYRDWVIRAYNRNLSFDRFITWQLAGDLLPNPNRDMLIATAFNRNHQQSQEGGIVPEEYLQEYIADRTATFGKAMLGLTVECARCHDHKYDPISQKDYYALGAFFAQNNEHGQIPYNGEPSPHLTLPTPEAEAKLKFIRTKIKSIDQQQTADYDAGAKKRFANWLAQARRNPANAVQPANQGLLVHVPFDTYKDVPADQAKKDSKKPDAKQKTVKKEDKPATPAVAQKPRIRRVFTNAVNDTLPFETQGDLDNPVVLVKGPVGQGVRLVGESFLELRNVQTPGPGKKDNSNRPLWFERNEPFTVGLWVNVENPKFEGKLFNRNEGPFNGFRGYECNRLKDGRLAFRFSYVWPDNAIDLETVDKLPVNRWVHITMAYDGTSRANGVQIYVNGQPVKTNILTDNLTQSIIFGKKKSTWGGGVSNFGIGQLHDQNYKGYAVDELRVYARRLTPLEVRGLATQRDEVQMALRSSQRSPDQEAALFDYFVTNVDQPSQERRLARQQQLGEETRILNEQEVDLMIMRERKFARPTHILKRGAYDAPGDPVTPEVLHSLEPMPDDLPKNRLGLAQWLLQAQNPLFARVMVNRIWQQYFGQGLAKNADDFGNQGALPSHPQLLDYLAVRFREGSPAEGIQPWNLKAMHKLIVLSATYRQSSVVSEQVREADPDNTYLLRGPSYRLSAEQVRDNALAASGLLNRQLGGPSVRPYQPDGIWEALATRNAIKYVRSQGDSLYRRSLYTIWKRSSPPPMMLNFDAAERHVCVVKRQKTSTPLQALVTLNDPQFVEAARVLAQKAPSGSWEAYVFKAVVSRPARPEEMKLMQQLYSEELADFRKNPKRAQELLAVGEHPVDKTKNPAELAALTVVVNTVMNFDEAIIKR from the coding sequence ATGCGCAAACAAGCTGACAAACGATTTCGTTACGTGCTGTTAACAGCAGCATCCGGGCTGTTCGCTACGGCGGTATGGCTTATTGCCTGTACTGGCTCGGTCGAAAAGCCTGCCGAACTGGTAGCGGCTGAGACTGGTCTGCCCACTAAAGTCGACTACAACCTTCACGTCAAACCCATCCTCTCCGACCGCTGCTTCGCCTGCCACGGCCCCGATGCCGCCAAACAGCAGGCTGGCCTGCGACTCGATACGCCCGAAGGTGCCTACGCCACCCTGACTGAAAGCGGCAAACGGGCCATCGTACCGGGCCAACTGGCCGATAGCGAACTCTACCACCGCATCACCAGCACCGACCCTGACTATATGATGCCCACGCCCGAATCGCACCTGAGCCTAAACGCCCAGGAGAAAGCCTTGCTGGTGCGCTGGATTGAGCAGGGAGCCGAGTACAAACCCCACTGGTCGCTGATTGCACCAACCATGCCGGAGGTACCCCGCCCGAAGGCAGACCAGTGGAGCCGTACCGATGTGGATCGGTTTGTGCTGGATCGTGCCGCACAGACACCATCTCTTTCCTCGCTACGTCCTGCGCCGGAGGCCGACAAGGCGACCTTGCTCCGGCGGGTGAGTCTGGATCTGACGGGCTTGCCGCCGAGTGTGGCCGAGGTCGATGCGTTTCTGGCCGACACGAGTGCGGGAGCCTATGAGCGGGTGGTAGACCGGCTCCTGGCGAGTCCGCATTATGGGGAGCGGCAGGCGGTGGAGTGGCTGGACGTGGCCCGTTATGCCGATACGCACGGCTATCAGGACGATGGCTTACGGACGATGTGGCCGTACCGGGACTGGGTCATTCGGGCCTACAACCGGAACCTGAGTTTCGACCGCTTCATCACCTGGCAGTTGGCGGGCGACTTGTTGCCGAACCCCAACCGCGACATGCTCATTGCCACTGCTTTTAACCGAAACCACCAGCAAAGTCAGGAAGGCGGTATTGTGCCGGAAGAATATTTGCAGGAGTACATTGCCGACCGAACGGCAACGTTTGGCAAGGCGATGCTGGGCCTGACAGTGGAATGCGCCCGCTGCCACGACCACAAATACGACCCCATCTCCCAGAAAGATTATTACGCGCTGGGGGCCTTTTTCGCGCAAAACAACGAACACGGGCAGATTCCATACAACGGCGAACCTTCGCCCCACCTAACCCTGCCCACGCCCGAAGCGGAGGCCAAACTGAAATTTATCCGCACCAAAATCAAGTCTATCGACCAGCAGCAAACTGCCGACTACGACGCGGGAGCTAAAAAGCGGTTCGCCAACTGGCTGGCACAGGCCCGGCGCAATCCGGCAAATGCCGTTCAGCCCGCCAATCAGGGCTTGTTGGTGCATGTTCCGTTCGATACTTACAAAGACGTTCCGGCTGACCAGGCGAAAAAGGACAGCAAGAAGCCCGATGCTAAACAGAAAACAGTAAAGAAAGAAGACAAGCCAGCTACGCCCGCTGTGGCGCAGAAACCCCGCATTCGTCGGGTGTTTACCAATGCGGTGAACGATACGCTCCCGTTCGAAACGCAGGGCGATCTCGACAATCCCGTTGTACTGGTGAAAGGGCCGGTGGGGCAGGGCGTTCGGCTGGTAGGCGAAAGCTTTCTGGAATTACGCAACGTGCAAACACCAGGGCCGGGCAAAAAAGACAATAGCAACCGCCCGCTGTGGTTCGAGCGAAACGAACCGTTTACCGTTGGGCTGTGGGTAAATGTCGAAAATCCGAAATTTGAGGGTAAACTTTTCAACCGGAATGAAGGGCCGTTCAACGGATTTCGGGGGTACGAGTGTAACCGGCTCAAAGACGGTCGGCTGGCGTTTCGGTTCAGCTACGTCTGGCCCGACAATGCCATTGATCTGGAGACGGTCGACAAACTACCGGTTAATCGCTGGGTACACATCACAATGGCTTACGACGGAACAAGTCGGGCCAATGGTGTGCAGATATATGTCAACGGCCAGCCGGTTAAAACAAACATTCTGACCGATAACCTGACGCAGAGCATCATTTTCGGCAAGAAGAAAAGTACCTGGGGTGGTGGTGTCTCCAACTTCGGCATTGGACAATTGCACGACCAGAACTATAAAGGCTATGCCGTTGATGAACTGCGCGTATATGCCCGCCGACTGACCCCACTCGAAGTACGCGGCCTGGCAACCCAACGCGACGAGGTGCAGATGGCATTGCGTAGTTCGCAGCGTTCACCCGATCAGGAAGCCGCGCTGTTCGATTATTTTGTGACGAACGTAGATCAGCCTTCGCAGGAACGGCGGCTGGCCCGACAGCAGCAACTGGGCGAAGAAACGCGTATCCTGAACGAACAGGAGGTCGATCTGATGATTATGCGCGAACGGAAATTTGCCCGCCCTACGCATATTCTCAAACGCGGAGCCTACGACGCCCCCGGCGACCCCGTTACGCCCGAAGTACTGCACAGCCTCGAACCTATGCCCGACGACCTGCCCAAAAACCGGCTGGGTCTGGCCCAGTGGCTGCTGCAGGCCCAAAACCCGCTCTTCGCCCGCGTGATGGTGAACCGCATCTGGCAGCAGTATTTTGGGCAGGGATTAGCCAAAAACGCCGACGATTTCGGCAATCAGGGCGCCTTGCCCAGCCACCCCCAACTGCTCGATTATCTGGCCGTTCGGTTTCGGGAGGGTAGCCCCGCCGAGGGCATCCAACCCTGGAACCTGAAAGCGATGCACAAACTGATTGTGTTGTCGGCCACCTATCGGCAGTCGTCGGTTGTCAGCGAGCAAGTGCGCGAAGCCGACCCCGACAACACGTATCTGCTGCGGGGGCCGAGCTACCGGCTGAGTGCCGAGCAGGTACGCGACAATGCCTTGGCGGCCAGTGGGTTGCTGAACCGGCAGCTTGGCGGGCCGAGCGTTCGTCCCTATCAGCCCGATGGTATCTGGGAAGCCTTAGCCACCCGAAATGCCATCAAATACGTGCGCAGTCAGGGCGACAGTTTGTACCGGCGAAGCCTGTATACAATCTGGAAACGCAGTTCGCCACCGCCGATGATGCTCAATTTCGACGCTGCAGAGCGGCACGTCTGCGTGGTCAAACGGCAGAAAACCAGCACGCCCCTGCAAGCATTAGTCACGCTCAACGACCCTCAGTTTGTGGAAGCAGCCCGCGTATTGGCCCAAAAAGCCCCATCTGGAAGTTGGGAAGCTTATGTTTTCAAGGCGGTGGTGAGCCGTCCGGCCCGGCCTGAAGAGATGAAGCTCATGCAGCAATTATACAGCGAAGAACTGGCCGATTTCAGGAAGAATCCGAAGCGGGCGCAGGAACTGCTGGCAGTGGGTGAGCACCCGGTTGATAAAACGAAAAACCCTGCTGAACTGGCCGCGCTAACGGTAGTGGTAAACACGGTGATGAACTTTGACGAAGCGATTATTAAACGATAG
- a CDS encoding sensor histidine kinase, translated as MTIMYHLSIYTRQNRQQLEQKRAEAASLIAEREQLLLRQNARLEEEVCLRTAELIAANKTKDRLFSIISHDFRSPIATLKGSLNLLQRDILSPADFVKLTQNLASSTDRLYNNLDTMLQWALSQLGEITTRPTIVNAHELADEAIDIMQDAANRKGISLLNSVKCDMLIKADEYQLITIFRNLLDNAIKFTPVKGRVEVGGYPDATWGLVFVRDTGVGTAPTTIGELLNSGISTVGTAGEKGLGLGLRLCNELLSKNGGYLSIHSELGAGTTIECRLPLGIMSSSIDAL; from the coding sequence ATGACAATTATGTATCACCTAAGTATCTACACCAGGCAGAATCGGCAACAGTTGGAGCAGAAGCGTGCTGAAGCCGCCAGCCTGATAGCCGAGCGGGAGCAGTTACTTCTCCGTCAGAATGCACGTCTTGAAGAAGAGGTATGTCTGCGTACAGCCGAGCTAATCGCTGCCAACAAAACCAAAGACCGGCTCTTTTCTATTATCAGCCATGATTTCAGAAGCCCTATCGCTACACTGAAGGGTTCGTTAAATCTGCTCCAGCGAGACATCCTCAGCCCAGCCGATTTTGTGAAGCTTACCCAGAATCTCGCCAGTTCAACCGACCGGCTCTACAATAACCTCGATACGATGCTCCAGTGGGCACTCTCCCAACTCGGCGAGATTACTACCAGACCAACCATTGTCAACGCTCACGAACTGGCCGACGAAGCGATTGATATAATGCAGGATGCCGCCAACCGAAAGGGCATTTCCCTACTCAATTCTGTTAAGTGCGACATGTTAATCAAAGCCGATGAATATCAGCTTATTACAATCTTTCGTAACTTACTCGACAATGCCATCAAGTTCACGCCTGTGAAGGGACGCGTTGAGGTAGGAGGGTATCCTGACGCAACCTGGGGGCTGGTGTTTGTCCGGGATACAGGCGTAGGTACTGCGCCTACCACAATAGGTGAGCTTTTGAACAGTGGTATTTCAACGGTAGGAACAGCGGGCGAAAAAGGATTGGGACTTGGTCTGCGGCTTTGTAATGAGTTACTAAGTAAAAATGGAGGATATCTGTCGATTCATAGCGAGTTAGGGGCGGGTACTACCATCGAATGCCGATTACCGCTGGGTATAATGAGCAGTTCAATTGACGCTCTCTGA
- a CDS encoding nuclease domain-containing protein produces the protein MLWTLIQRVEGGFIKSHNLPTLEPIIVSETDSLCLWAVADGAATNLDTTVWLSDTPFPVETGVSGVAQVALWLSAEGAQSQERQTVAGRSLLFCKPLLNRFGLCRISLQEPEQATPALLATLEVGSAKFTPDELTDLLQYLLNRGVTYWRSESSLTTVAVGETTGRGPLRGLARVSHDLIELERLWPAFRDQPQTRLEPLNVWEPARATNWTERTLRHQVQHPETLRPATPADPGAFRWQRRWLAATHTLTSRLLDTTDTLENRTLHGYLHHLLDWLRQQRLSLNHTPTAPPTSLTTVNASVLRQWQQQQYAQRVEREIQRLIGQASGLLHRYEESLPVREPLIGLPPGMAGFMASDHYFRAGQLLLRWYDQVGDAVADTTDGLAGVRTLDRLYELLCLFKLQDALVEMGYRLDRYEPRRATNPDLADDEYTGSYTFTHTTGSIARLHYEFVPESYLNVSRVRNLLPDFVLEYLPVDGEAKGLILDAKYRRWSTIVRTEYAELTLKYLHGLVPRAGLSTRSAQRTGRPAGPIRTEALLILHPTDEQTPASYSGYGFYQKERYDAFSNQVSRPLIGTVEVAASSRPPEELVKVLRTLLETSVFS, from the coding sequence ATGCTCTGGACGCTGATTCAACGAGTTGAAGGCGGTTTTATAAAATCGCACAACCTGCCTACGCTGGAGCCGATTATAGTTTCAGAAACCGACTCGCTCTGCCTGTGGGCCGTAGCTGACGGGGCCGCTACAAATCTCGATACTACCGTTTGGTTGTCGGATACGCCCTTTCCGGTCGAAACGGGCGTGTCGGGCGTGGCGCAGGTGGCACTGTGGTTGTCGGCAGAAGGGGCGCAGTCGCAGGAGCGGCAGACGGTGGCGGGGCGTTCGCTGTTGTTTTGCAAGCCGCTCCTGAACCGATTTGGGCTGTGCCGGATTAGTTTGCAGGAACCTGAACAGGCCACGCCCGCGCTTCTGGCAACATTGGAAGTAGGTTCGGCCAAGTTCACACCCGACGAACTAACCGATCTCTTACAGTATCTGCTCAACCGGGGCGTTACTTACTGGCGTTCTGAAAGCAGCCTCACCACCGTGGCCGTTGGCGAAACTACCGGGCGCGGGCCGTTGCGTGGGCTGGCGCGGGTAAGTCACGACCTCATCGAACTCGAACGACTCTGGCCCGCCTTTCGCGATCAGCCCCAAACCCGGCTCGAACCGCTCAATGTGTGGGAACCCGCCCGCGCTACCAACTGGACCGAGCGAACCTTACGCCACCAGGTGCAGCACCCCGAAACGCTGCGACCGGCCACACCCGCCGACCCCGGCGCGTTTCGATGGCAACGGCGGTGGCTGGCAGCTACGCATACGCTCACCAGCCGACTGCTCGACACAACCGACACGCTCGAAAACCGAACCCTGCATGGCTATCTGCATCACCTGCTCGACTGGCTCCGTCAGCAACGCCTGTCGCTGAATCACACGCCCACGGCCCCACCCACCTCCCTAACCACTGTTAATGCCTCGGTGTTGCGGCAGTGGCAACAGCAACAATATGCCCAGCGCGTTGAGCGTGAAATTCAGCGGCTTATTGGGCAGGCATCGGGCTTGTTACATCGGTATGAAGAATCGCTGCCAGTACGCGAACCGCTCATTGGTTTGCCGCCGGGCATGGCCGGATTTATGGCAAGCGATCATTATTTCCGGGCGGGGCAACTTTTGCTGCGCTGGTACGATCAGGTGGGCGATGCTGTCGCCGATACTACCGACGGGCTGGCTGGTGTACGCACCCTCGACCGGCTTTATGAATTGCTTTGCCTGTTCAAATTGCAGGATGCATTGGTTGAAATGGGCTACCGACTCGACCGATACGAACCGCGCCGGGCCACCAACCCCGACCTTGCCGACGACGAGTATACGGGTTCGTATACGTTCACGCACACAACCGGCTCCATTGCCCGGCTACACTACGAGTTTGTTCCGGAGAGCTACCTCAACGTCAGTCGCGTGCGAAATCTGCTGCCCGATTTTGTGCTTGAATATCTGCCCGTCGATGGCGAGGCTAAGGGGCTGATTTTAGATGCAAAATACCGACGCTGGTCAACCATTGTGCGGACTGAATACGCTGAACTGACGCTGAAATATCTGCACGGGCTGGTTCCCCGCGCCGGTCTGTCGACCCGCTCGGCTCAACGGACGGGTCGGCCTGCCGGTCCCATTCGGACCGAAGCCCTGCTGATTTTGCACCCCACCGACGAGCAAACGCCCGCCAGCTATAGCGGCTACGGATTTTACCAGAAAGAACGGTATGATGCATTCTCCAACCAGGTCAGCCGCCCGCTTATCGGCACGGTCGAAGTAGCGGCATCGTCGCGCCCGCCGGAGGAATTGGTGAAGGTGTTGCGAACCCTGCTGGAAACATCTGTTTTCTCATGA
- a CDS encoding AAA family ATPase: MKAIVQKQNATHNNPDIGYVRPVMVEENGRFIPVPPGYFPNTGNILIYTAYHAEINERFLKEELFFLDYTLNPRHSNETPSSCKFSSAGTFATEPLRHQLCRVINKPFDPNRPITLTVEDQPYSYVFLRDDNQLIGPFWHSNEPESDTDDLLRIRLRSESALELDISSDYDNCVFRIPTANLSLVEVGSRQYVLDVKDLLSDDRNLNQPVYYGASNELMDWARRKIGGAWTVDARQLRQISDLLDNLNPDGQLETLKLARLRQLIRGSEEWISGKLPAFARQFLTETEEGRQFLDEYLRNNSNDIYNRQNQEWQRLNDEVRKLNDELRRRKSATTPSVNGAAASPDLVKAEQDKLAELTAQRQVIEQSFSQLRHELTNADDVRLNLLRAKTYLDVLEGRTGRPVPADTPSLPSANSLPTFLRPVTPDARQYTSEVQGWLDEAGRSLEFNDVANYLITLQQSFLTVLAGLPGVGKTSLVTRLAGATGLTNRLLTVPVGRGWTSAADLIGYYNPFTEQFQPARTGLYEVISRLDAEQRRADELPHWVLLDEANLSPLEHYWSDFMRLSDPEAEPVLTLTGANGNVPYQLGQGLRFVATINYDHTTEVLSPRLLDRAAVIRLQASRDLIEPSTLEPPAPLPMLTTPQGQLLFSETGEPFTADEAALFRQLRDVLENEDAALGQPVIISPRKQRAVQAYCGRGRGLLEGDSAFMALDYAVSQHVFPLVNGRGEGFGKRLRRLLELIDRPLPRSARLLSRLITIGTDSYHVYRFFS; this comes from the coding sequence ATGAAAGCCATCGTACAAAAGCAGAATGCAACTCATAATAACCCCGATATTGGGTATGTCAGACCCGTTATGGTCGAAGAAAACGGTCGGTTTATTCCAGTGCCACCCGGCTACTTTCCAAATACAGGCAACATATTGATTTACACGGCTTACCATGCGGAAATTAACGAACGATTTTTAAAAGAAGAACTCTTTTTTTTAGACTACACCCTAAATCCGCGCCATAGTAACGAGACGCCGAGCAGTTGTAAATTTTCGTCGGCGGGTACGTTTGCTACCGAGCCACTCCGACACCAGCTTTGCCGCGTTATTAACAAGCCTTTCGATCCAAACCGGCCCATTACATTAACCGTAGAAGATCAACCCTATAGCTATGTTTTTTTACGAGACGATAATCAATTGATAGGCCCTTTCTGGCACAGTAATGAACCCGAAAGCGATACCGACGATCTATTACGCATCCGGCTTAGAAGCGAAAGTGCACTTGAACTTGATATATCGTCTGATTATGATAACTGCGTGTTTCGTATTCCTACGGCAAATCTTTCGCTGGTCGAAGTCGGCAGCCGTCAGTATGTGCTGGATGTCAAGGATTTATTGTCTGATGACCGCAATTTGAATCAGCCCGTTTATTACGGAGCATCCAACGAACTCATGGACTGGGCCAGACGGAAAATTGGCGGAGCCTGGACGGTAGATGCCCGGCAGCTCCGGCAAATTAGTGATCTGCTCGACAATCTGAACCCCGACGGGCAGTTGGAAACGCTGAAACTGGCCCGGCTGCGGCAGTTGATTCGGGGTAGCGAAGAGTGGATTAGCGGTAAACTGCCCGCCTTTGCCCGGCAATTTCTGACCGAAACCGAAGAAGGACGGCAGTTTCTGGACGAGTACCTGCGCAACAACAGCAACGATATTTATAACCGCCAGAATCAGGAGTGGCAGCGGCTCAACGACGAAGTACGAAAGCTAAACGACGAACTGCGCCGACGTAAGAGTGCGACCACGCCGTCGGTCAACGGTGCGGCTGCATCGCCCGATCTGGTAAAAGCCGAGCAGGACAAACTGGCCGAACTAACCGCCCAGCGTCAGGTAATCGAGCAAAGCTTCTCCCAACTGCGCCATGAACTGACTAATGCCGACGACGTTCGGCTGAATTTGCTCCGGGCCAAAACCTACCTCGACGTGCTGGAAGGTCGCACTGGCCGCCCGGTTCCTGCCGACACGCCGTCGCTTCCATCTGCCAATAGCCTGCCAACGTTTTTACGACCCGTTACGCCCGATGCCCGGCAATATACGTCTGAGGTACAAGGCTGGCTCGATGAGGCAGGTCGGTCGCTGGAGTTCAACGACGTGGCAAATTATCTGATCACACTGCAACAAAGTTTTCTGACCGTGTTGGCCGGGTTGCCGGGCGTGGGCAAAACGTCGCTCGTAACGCGGCTGGCCGGAGCTACGGGCCTGACCAACCGGCTTCTAACCGTGCCTGTAGGCCGGGGCTGGACATCAGCGGCAGACTTAATTGGTTATTATAATCCGTTTACGGAGCAGTTTCAACCCGCCCGAACGGGGTTATATGAAGTTATCAGCCGCTTAGACGCCGAGCAGCGACGCGCCGACGAACTGCCTCACTGGGTGCTGCTGGACGAAGCCAACCTTAGCCCGCTCGAACATTACTGGTCGGATTTTATGCGCCTGAGCGACCCCGAAGCCGAGCCAGTTCTGACCCTGACCGGAGCCAACGGCAACGTGCCGTACCAGCTTGGGCAGGGGCTGCGGTTTGTGGCTACCATCAACTATGACCATACCACCGAAGTGCTGTCGCCCCGCCTGCTCGACCGGGCCGCCGTGATTCGGCTTCAGGCCAGCCGCGACCTCATCGAACCCAGTACACTCGAACCACCCGCTCCGCTGCCGATGCTGACGACGCCACAGGGCCAGTTGCTGTTTTCCGAAACGGGCGAGCCGTTTACTGCCGATGAGGCCGCTCTGTTCCGGCAATTGCGCGACGTACTGGAAAATGAAGATGCCGCGCTGGGTCAGCCCGTTATCATCAGTCCGCGCAAACAGCGGGCCGTTCAGGCATACTGCGGGCGCGGGCGCGGGTTGCTCGAAGGCGACTCGGCCTTCATGGCACTCGACTATGCCGTGAGCCAGCACGTATTTCCATTGGTGAACGGGCGGGGTGAGGGCTTTGGCAAACGGCTTCGTCGGCTGCTCGAACTCATCGACCGGCCTCTGCCCCGCTCGGCCCGGCTGCTGAGTCGGCTCATCACCATCGGCACCGATTCGTATCACGTATACCGGTTTTTCAGTTAA
- a CDS encoding c-type cytochrome domain-containing protein, giving the protein MNTFILLQAASAQPSDWALFFGRFHPLIVHLPIGFLLIAGLLEVGRWLGKVSISESAITSILFWSAVSATLACVFGYLLSLGGGYEKDILDEHMWQGIGVAVFAWIAWAVKSDWLGDRIPFSSALYVPALGLSLLLLMAAGHHGGSLTHGSDYLTQYTPEPFRSLAGIPPRKETEIAAKPITDVNQALVYEQIVNPILQSRCVQCHNAEKSKGDLRMDTPDMLKKGGEDGPIFVAGKGVDSEMIKRCLLPVEDEHHMPPKGKTQLTDEQVTLLTWWIDQGASFDKKVADLKVNDAVRPVLAALGGGGPVGDGQVAAGGSSGPAPISPVLTMKLPAADPKVVDELKRVNLLVLPLAKEQNQLEINAVNASNFSDAQAALLPKLTEQIVWLKLGDTQITDAALAQVAKLRNLQKLHLEQTKVTDAGLKQLRGLAHLEYLNLYGTAVTDAGLTELANLKSLKTVYLWQTKVTDAGIANLKKNLPNLEIVGGMDAKTIAEFAKVAPTDETKE; this is encoded by the coding sequence ATGAACACATTCATTCTTTTGCAGGCTGCTTCGGCGCAACCATCGGACTGGGCTTTGTTTTTTGGCCGGTTTCACCCGCTGATTGTGCATTTGCCAATTGGTTTTCTGCTGATTGCGGGTTTGCTGGAAGTAGGTCGCTGGCTGGGCAAAGTAAGCATCAGCGAATCGGCTATTACAAGTATTTTGTTCTGGTCAGCCGTTAGCGCGACGCTGGCCTGTGTATTTGGCTACCTGCTGTCGCTGGGCGGTGGTTACGAGAAAGACATTCTGGACGAGCATATGTGGCAGGGCATCGGCGTAGCGGTGTTTGCCTGGATAGCCTGGGCCGTAAAATCCGACTGGCTCGGCGACCGGATTCCATTCAGTTCAGCCCTGTACGTACCAGCACTGGGGTTGTCGCTGCTGCTACTCATGGCTGCCGGTCATCATGGCGGTTCGCTCACGCACGGCTCCGATTATCTGACACAGTACACGCCCGAGCCGTTTCGTTCGCTGGCCGGGATTCCACCCCGCAAAGAAACCGAAATAGCTGCCAAGCCGATTACGGATGTGAATCAGGCGTTGGTGTATGAGCAGATCGTGAATCCGATTCTGCAAAGTCGTTGTGTTCAGTGTCATAATGCCGAGAAATCGAAAGGCGATTTGCGGATGGACACGCCCGATATGCTCAAAAAAGGCGGAGAAGACGGGCCAATTTTTGTGGCTGGTAAAGGGGTAGATAGCGAGATGATCAAACGGTGTCTGCTGCCAGTGGAAGACGAACACCACATGCCGCCCAAAGGCAAAACCCAACTCACCGATGAGCAGGTGACGCTGCTGACGTGGTGGATCGATCAGGGTGCTTCGTTCGATAAAAAAGTGGCCGACCTGAAGGTGAACGACGCCGTTCGGCCCGTGTTGGCCGCGCTGGGTGGCGGTGGCCCGGTTGGCGACGGGCAGGTGGCCGCTGGCGGTTCGTCTGGACCAGCCCCGATTTCGCCCGTTTTGACGATGAAACTGCCTGCTGCCGACCCGAAAGTAGTTGACGAATTGAAGCGGGTGAATCTGTTGGTACTGCCGCTCGCAAAAGAGCAGAATCAACTGGAAATCAACGCCGTAAATGCCAGTAATTTCAGCGATGCACAGGCGGCTTTGCTGCCAAAATTAACCGAGCAGATTGTGTGGCTGAAACTCGGTGATACGCAGATTACCGACGCAGCTCTGGCACAAGTTGCCAAACTTAGAAACCTGCAAAAGCTGCATCTGGAGCAAACCAAAGTCACCGACGCGGGTCTGAAACAACTGCGTGGTCTGGCGCATTTAGAATATCTGAACCTGTATGGCACTGCCGTCACCGACGCGGGCCTGACCGAACTGGCAAACCTGAAAAGTCTGAAAACGGTGTATCTCTGGCAAACCAAAGTTACCGATGCTGGGATCGCCAACCTGAAAAAAAACCTGCCGAATCTCGAAATCGTGGGTGGTATGGATGCAAAAACGATTGCCGAATTTGCGAAGGTTGCCCCCACGGATGAAACGAAGGAGTAG